From Streptomyces sp. TLI_235, a single genomic window includes:
- a CDS encoding NAD+ kinase — translation MSEERTVFLIAHTGREAALRSVEGLVHGLLKAGIRIRLLASEAVGLDLPEGVERVPGGHGAADGCELILVAGGDGTLLRGAELARESGLPMLGINLGRVGFLAEAERDDLAVVVERVVDADYEVEERMTIDVLVRTNGDVIHEDWALNEASIEKAARERMLEVVTEVDGRPVSNFGCDGVVCATPTGSTAYAFSGGGPVVWPEVEALLMVPISAHALFARPLVTSPESVLAVEVQQKTPHGVLWLDGRRSVELPAGARVEVRRGKTPVRLARLHRAPFTDRLVAKFALPVTGWRGRAGNHH, via the coding sequence ATGAGCGAGGAACGTACGGTCTTCCTGATCGCGCACACCGGCCGCGAGGCTGCGCTGCGCAGCGTGGAAGGGCTGGTGCACGGCCTGCTGAAGGCGGGGATCAGAATCCGGCTGCTGGCGTCGGAGGCGGTCGGCCTCGATCTGCCGGAGGGTGTCGAGCGGGTGCCGGGCGGGCACGGGGCGGCGGACGGCTGCGAGCTGATCCTCGTCGCGGGCGGCGACGGCACGCTGCTGCGCGGGGCGGAGCTGGCCCGCGAGTCGGGGCTGCCGATGCTCGGGATCAACCTGGGCCGGGTGGGCTTCCTGGCGGAGGCCGAGCGGGACGACCTGGCCGTGGTGGTCGAGCGGGTGGTCGACGCTGACTACGAGGTCGAGGAGCGGATGACGATCGACGTCCTGGTGCGCACCAACGGGGACGTGATCCACGAGGACTGGGCGCTGAACGAGGCGTCGATCGAGAAGGCGGCCCGGGAGCGGATGCTGGAGGTGGTCACCGAGGTCGACGGCCGGCCGGTGTCCAACTTCGGCTGCGACGGGGTGGTGTGCGCGACGCCGACCGGGTCGACCGCGTACGCGTTCTCCGGCGGCGGGCCGGTGGTGTGGCCGGAGGTGGAGGCGCTGCTGATGGTGCCGATCAGCGCCCACGCGCTGTTCGCCCGGCCGCTGGTGACCTCGCCGGAGTCGGTGCTGGCGGTCGAGGTGCAGCAGAAGACGCCGCACGGCGTGCTCTGGCTGGACGGCCGCCGCTCGGTCGAACTCCCGGCCGGGGCACGGGTGGAGGTGCGCCGCGGCAAGACGCCGGTGCGGCTCGCGCGGCTGCACCGGGCACCGTTCACGGACCGGCTTGTGGCCAAGTTCGCGCTGCCGGTGACGGGTTGGCGCGGGCGGGCGGGAAACCACCACTGA
- a CDS encoding 23S rRNA (cytidine1920-2'-O)/16S rRNA (cytidine1409-2'-O)-methyltransferase, whose amino-acid sequence MAVARRRLDAELVRRKLARSREHASELIAAGRVTVGGSTATKPATQVETSAAVVVAKDDSDPDYVSRGGHKLAGAFAAFVPQGLVVEGRRALDAGASTGGFTDVLLRAGAAHVLAVDVGYGQLAWSLQSDDRVTVMDRTNVRELTVEGIGGTPVDLVVGDLSFISLGLVLPALAGCCAPDADLVLMVKPQFEIGKERLGSGGVVRSPELRAETIRQVAGQAWQLGLGVRAVTASPLPGPSGNVEYFLWLRRDAPQLDPAEADRAVAEGPR is encoded by the coding sequence GTGGCAGTGGCACGACGCCGACTCGACGCGGAGCTGGTGCGCCGCAAGCTGGCCCGGTCGCGGGAGCACGCGAGCGAGCTGATCGCGGCGGGCCGGGTGACGGTCGGCGGCAGCACCGCGACCAAGCCGGCCACGCAGGTGGAGACCTCGGCCGCGGTCGTGGTGGCGAAGGACGACAGCGACCCGGACTACGTGTCGCGCGGCGGCCACAAACTGGCGGGGGCGTTCGCCGCGTTCGTGCCGCAGGGCCTGGTGGTCGAGGGGCGGCGGGCGCTGGACGCGGGAGCGTCCACCGGCGGCTTCACCGATGTGCTGCTGCGGGCCGGGGCGGCGCACGTGCTGGCGGTGGACGTCGGCTACGGGCAGCTGGCCTGGTCACTGCAGAGCGACGACCGGGTGACCGTGATGGACCGCACCAATGTGCGCGAACTCACCGTGGAGGGGATCGGCGGGACACCGGTCGACCTGGTCGTGGGCGACCTGTCGTTCATCTCGCTGGGGCTGGTGCTGCCGGCGCTGGCCGGATGCTGCGCGCCGGACGCCGACCTGGTGCTGATGGTGAAGCCGCAGTTCGAGATCGGCAAGGAACGGTTGGGCAGCGGCGGCGTGGTGCGCAGCCCGGAGCTGCGGGCGGAGACGATCCGTCAGGTCGCCGGGCAGGCGTGGCAGCTCGGGCTCGGGGTGCGGGCGGTCACCGCCAGCCCGCTTCCGGGGCCGTCCGGCAACGTCGAGTATTTCCTGTGGCTGCGCCGGGACGCGCCGCAGCTGGACCCGGCCGAGGCGGACCGGGCCGTCGCCGAGGGCCCCCGGTAG
- a CDS encoding histone H1-like nucleoprotein HC2, which translates to MLRDAVRGVVVVAAGIAEEAGRRVVGAASDLLERSGVDVAAVEKRVGEQLPPSVKSLQILATEAVTVGRAGVDLAVGVARGEVERVFERVGDQMVKVGVVLSYLEGKLRSVDEEEPPAPRAGTKPANRADGLFDAGWDDDDVPEPVHFAPDTAPATAPDGKAEPASTAEPDTGTEPQREKPAAARPPAAKKPPAKRAPAKKTAAQPSAAKKGAAKKTTAKKTTTRKATAKRTVAQPPTAKKAATKKTVVKKTVTRRPAPKEDGGA; encoded by the coding sequence ATGCTGCGTGATGCGGTGCGGGGCGTGGTGGTGGTCGCGGCGGGGATCGCGGAGGAGGCGGGCCGCCGGGTGGTGGGGGCGGCGTCCGACCTGTTGGAGCGCAGCGGCGTGGACGTCGCGGCGGTGGAGAAGCGGGTCGGCGAACAGCTGCCGCCCTCGGTGAAGTCGCTGCAGATATTGGCGACGGAGGCGGTCACGGTCGGCCGGGCCGGTGTCGATCTCGCCGTCGGCGTGGCCCGCGGCGAGGTGGAGCGGGTCTTCGAGCGGGTCGGCGACCAGATGGTGAAGGTCGGCGTCGTGCTGAGCTACCTGGAGGGCAAGCTCCGCTCGGTCGACGAGGAGGAGCCGCCGGCGCCGCGGGCGGGCACGAAGCCCGCGAACCGGGCGGACGGGCTGTTCGACGCCGGGTGGGACGACGACGATGTGCCGGAGCCCGTGCACTTCGCGCCGGACACGGCGCCGGCGACGGCCCCGGACGGCAAGGCGGAGCCGGCCAGCACGGCGGAGCCGGACACCGGGACCGAGCCGCAGCGGGAGAAGCCGGCGGCCGCGCGGCCCCCCGCCGCGAAGAAGCCCCCGGCGAAGCGCGCCCCGGCGAAGAAGACCGCGGCACAGCCGTCCGCCGCCAAGAAGGGCGCGGCGAAGAAGACGACCGCGAAGAAGACGACCACCCGCAAGGCGACGGCGAAGCGCACGGTCGCGCAGCCGCCCACGGCGAAGAAGGCGGCGACGAAGAAGACGGTGGTCAAGAAGACGGTGACCCGCCGCCCGGCCCCGAAGGAGGACGGCGGTGCCTGA